The genomic segment ATCCCTCAGGGTGCGGTGACGCTTCAGGCCGAGCTCAACCGCGCCTTGGTTGAGCTAGACAACGATGGCACACTCGCTCTTCTGACCGACCAGTACCTGGGCCCCCACTCCGGCGCAAGTCCCCCGCCGCCTCCGGAGGCAACGCCCGCACCGGGAGCGACACCGACGCCATCGGCCGCGGCGTGCATCGACGGCATGGCCTACATTGAAGATCTCAACTACGACGATGAGAACATGCAGAATCCGCCCGAGTTCCAGAAGGGCGAATCATACAACAAGGGTTGGCGCGTTCGAAATGTCGGGACGTGCGCCTGGACCGACCAGTACCAGCTGCGCTACGTTTACGGCAATGAACCTGAATCTCAAATGGGCGGGAGGCCAATCACCATCGTCGGCGAGGTCCAGACCAGGCAGACGGTTGACATGGATGTCAGCCTGAAGGCCCCGACGGAATCCGGAGCGTACCAAGGCTTCTGGCAGATGTTCAACCCCGCCGGTCGGGCCTTTGGCGAAACCGTCTGGGTAGGA from the Anaerolineales bacterium genome contains:
- a CDS encoding NBR1-Ig-like domain-containing protein; the encoded protein is IPQGAVTLQAELNRALVELDNDGTLALLTDQYLGPHSGASPPPPPEATPAPGATPTPSAAACIDGMAYIEDLNYDDENMQNPPEFQKGESYNKGWRVRNVGTCAWTDQYQLRYVYGNEPESQMGGRPITIVGEVQTRQTVDMDVSLKAPTESGAYQGFWQMFNPAGRAFGETVWVGIIVPPEMPTPTVTSTPAPTVTPGPSVTSAPLPTWTPTPPPVVGPNWVLVLIADESGTPVDPVPGSVVTASFAADRTLSGSTSCNSYTGGYRAKESTIKITGVTATRLACPTDELNSQENKFLVLLEGVTRYAVAGNQLQLSRGDNVTLVFQGQ